A genomic segment from Salvia splendens isolate huo1 chromosome 13, SspV2, whole genome shotgun sequence encodes:
- the LOC121762642 gene encoding kirola-like gives MGLHGKLVAAIEFKAGGDVFHELLRHKPHQISTITPELIKGCDLHEGEFGHVGSIICWDYILDGKVKKAKQVIQLIDEEKKLIQFKVIEGDLLELYKDFVMTSHIETKDGIDLVTSTFEYEMVNEDVEHPFSTLSLVVDVIKAVETHHLAQP, from the exons ATGGGATTACATGGGAAATTGGTTGCAGCAATAGAATTCAAAGCCGGTGGAGATGTATTCCACGAACTTTTAAGGCACAAACCACATCAGATTTCCACAATTACCCCTGAATTAATAAAAGGATGTGATCTTCATGAGGGTGAATTTGGTCATGTTGGTTCTATCATTTGCTGGGATTATATCCTTG ATGGAAAAGTGAAGAAAGCAAAACAAGTGATCCAGTTAATTGATGAAGAGAAAAAACTGATCCAATTTAAGGTGATTGAAGGGGACTTGTTGGAGCTTTACAAAGATTTCGTTATGACAAGTCACATAGAGACAAAGGATGGCATTGATTTGGTGACAAGCACATTCGAATACGAGATGGTAAATGAGGATGTGGAGCATCCCTTTTCAACTCTCTCATTGGTCGTTGACGTCATCAAAGCTGTTGAAACTCACCACCTTGCCCAACCTTGA